Genomic segment of Canis lupus dingo isolate Sandy chromosome 9, ASM325472v2, whole genome shotgun sequence:
GGATCCTGGGGGTGTCAACTGGGGTAGGGCCTCTTGCTACGGCCCCTCCCCCCGAGGGTAAGGACTAAATGCTCAGATGCACCTAAGTGGGGGATGCCAGGAAGTCGCCCACACCGTCACTACCCAGTGGTCTGATGGTGCTGGTGGCCACCAGCGTGTCCACAAGAGCTCACAGCCCTGCTTCTGGGGCATATCCACCAGAGGAATGCTGGATCCCGTCTGAGGGTACCTTGTTACCATTTAAGttacagaactgaaaaaaataaaccatatccCCTGGGGGAGAATGGGTTCTCCATGACTATTGCTTCTTACTTTGCCCTTAACCGTGTTGCTGACGGACCCTGGACTGTCCTGAAACCCAAATGCAAACTCAACTCCCATGAGCCCTGAGCATGTCCACAGCGAGAAAATGACTTTTTCTCCCAAAGGTAGGGCCCAACATTTCCATGCACGCTGCAGACAAGATGTCAGTAGACATGGGGTGTTCCACGGGAGTGGGAGGGCACTATGGGATCTCTCCTCTATTTACCGGTTGATCACTACCTACCCCAAGCATCTGTTTGGGGAGGTTTACATGGTAACAAGCCTATGGCCTCAGTCACTCCTGAGCCTGGGTAAAGACTTgcagggggacgcctgggggggctcagtagCTTGGTGCccacctttgactcaggttgtgattccgggatccgggatcgagtcccacactgggcttccggtgaggagcctgcttcttcctctgcctgtgtctctgcctctctctcaagtctgtctctcctgaataaataactaaatctaaaaaacaaacaaacaacaacaacaacaaaaaaaacacttgcAGATAAAACCTCACTTGGGAAGAAGAGGGTCTGGATCTCAGAGGGGACTGAACTACGCCTCCTAGGTGCCCCCCAATTTTGAGATTCTCAAAAGCTTAGAGTACCCTCTCCAGTGTTCAAGCTTCTTGGTACAATAAATTTCAAAGAGACAAAACACAGTATCAAAATGGTGTTATTTTTGAATGTTTCCATTTTGCAAATTGTTTTCAAtcctcccacaaaaaaaaaaaaggtgggggggaggaaagaaagaaaagcaagcaagcaaaaatcTTACAGTTTGGGCTTCTCCAAACAGGATGACCACGTAGCCGCAAGCACCGGCCCCGCGACTGAGGACACCCGCGTGTCCGTGTCCGCGTGtccccccgccaggccccgcgcGGGGACCCCTCGGCCGCAGCCCCCAGCACAGTCCCCACGCGCGGTCGCGGGGGCGCGGACCGgctgggcgggggcggcgcgggcgtGGCCCCGGGAGAGCGGATGATGCaaccgccccccgcggcccccgatTGGCCGGCGCCTGGCGGCCGCGCAGCCCAttggccggggcggcgggggcggggccgggaggctgGGGTGCCGCGTGGCGGGCGCGGCTCCGCGGGGCCTGGGCGACCTGCGCGCGGGGACCGGTGAGTGGGGTCGGGCACAGCTGAGGTCGCGCGTGAGGGCGGCGCAGGGGAGACGCGCATCCGCGTCCCGGCTCGGgtctgggggggcctgggggggcccgGGCTCCGATGCGTCGCCCCCGCGGAGCTCTGACCCGCTCCGGGGGCCGGCGCGGCCGCCCGCGTGTCCTCCGTGCGGGATCCCCGGGAGCAGGTCGGGGACGGCTCcgcggggcggggacgggggTAACTGCCCGGTCGGAGCTGGCGGGCGCTTGGGGGAAAGTTGGACGGGGCGGGAGGAGACGGGGGGAGCCGGGGggagccggggcgcggggccagGCCTGGCACTGCCCGCCCACGTCCTGCCCTGGATCCTGCCCCGGATCCTGCCCCGTCTGGTCCGCAGTTGCCCTGCAGCGCCGGTGCCGGCCTGGAGCTGTGGGCGCGCCCGACACCATGAGCGTCGGCTTTATCGGCGCCGGCCAGCTGGCCTTTGCCTTGGCCAAGGGCTTCACGGCGGCAGGTGGGTCCCTCAGCCGGGCGGGCGCGGGAGCTGGGCGCCTGGAAGACTCGCCTTGTTTGAGTCCTGTGGGACTGGGTCCTTGTGATGTTtggggtgggcgggggctggctgtcctgctgggggtgggggatctcCACTTCCCTTCCTGGGAACTGGATGGGGGGCAGGCCTTGAGGAAGGGTGTTACCTGCAGGCATCGTGGCTGCCCACAAGATCATGGCCAGCTCCCCGGACATGGACCTGCCCACGGTTTCTGGCCTCAGGGTAGgtgcggggtgggagggggcagtccCCGAAGGGGCTAGTCCTGTGCTGGGGAGAGCCGCGATAGCCTGGACCCTGAGAGCCAAGTGTGAAGGCCCCAGGGGGAGACAGCTCGCCGCCCCCCACACAGGAGGAGGGCCCGGGCTACAGCATCCCAGAGCCTGCCTCCTGGCCTGCTCACAGCCCCTCTTGTTCAGCTCTTGGCCTCTGGGTGACAGGTACACAGGCGGCTAGCAGGGAAGGTGTGCTGGACTGGAATGGGGCCCCCCAAATGgagccccccccccggggccgcAGGAGCCAGGCAGACGGGGCCTCGGGATTGGGGCCAGGTCAGACACATCCAGGCACTGAATACAGCTTCGCTGCCAGGGCTGAATTAGGGCCCCAGGTGCGAGGGCGGGGCGGGCCCCCAGCTTGCAACTAGCCCCCCCAATGCCACGCACCCCTGGAAGACAGCAGCCCCCCAAGGCGGGGATGCACATCTCTTCTTTTCTTGCGGAAGGATCACATTCCCAGAGCAGCGCTCCTTCCACTTCAGGGTGGAAGGGTGGCAGGGGGCTGTCAGAGCGCCATACCGAGCCTCCAACCCCGGCTGTCCAGTCTCAGCAAGCTCTGCCCTAGTCCACGTGTGGGGCTCTTAGCTTGGGGAGGATACTGGGGGGCCAGCCAGCTGCGGTGCCAGGCTGAGCCCACGCTGCATTCCCTGCAGAAGATGGGAGTGAACCTGACCCCCCACAACAAGGAGACCGTGCGGCACAGCGACGTGCTCTTCCTGGCCGTGAAGCCACACATCATCCCCTTTATCCTGGACGAGATTGGCGCCCACATCGAGGATCGGCACATCGTGGTGTCCTGCGCAGCTGGTGTCACCATCAGCTCCATCGAGAAGGTGGGCACTGTGGCTCTAGGCCAGGGGCACCTGTGGAGGGGACGCGAGTGTGTTCTGTACAGCGCTCAGGAGCTCTGGCTGTGAAGTGGGCCCAGCGGCCCAGCCCGTAGCTGGAAGTCAGGAAACGCTTAGCTGGGTGAGTGGGGGCACCCTCACGCCCGGCACGCTGCGCCGGGCAAGGGGCAGGACAGACACACAGCTGGTTTCTCCTCCAGAAGCTGATGGCGTTCCAGCCAGCCCCCAAAGTCATCCGCTGCATGACTAATACGCCGGTCGTGGTGCGGGAGGGGGCCACCGTGTACGCCACGGGCACCCACGCCCAGGTGGAGGACGGCAGGCTCCTGGAGCAGCTCATGGGTAGCGTGGGCTTCTGCACGGAGGTGGAGGAGGACCTGATTGATGCCGTCACGGGGCTCAGTGGCAGCGGCCCAGCCTATGTGAGGCCTGGGGATGGGcggcgggtggtggtggtggtgatggatggTTCCAGGGCCTCCGGGCACATCCTccgccctcctccctgctctggctGCTGTGGGCAGAGCTGCTGGACCCGCCGGtgccagaaggaggaggaggaagggcccaGGGTGGGGCCTTAGTTGTCCTCTCCCTGCAGGCATTCACAGCCCTGGAGGCCCTGGCTGACGGGGGCGTGAAGATGGGGCTTCCCAGGCGCCTGGCAGTCCGCCTCGGGGCCCAGGCTCTGCTGGTCAGTGTTCTTCCCGATCCTTTGGTGGGGGCTCCTCCTGGCTGGGCCTGATGCTGTTGcatgggggcaggtgggtggagaGTCAGTGGGTGCACggtgcccggggctgggggcagaggcctgTGGGCCGGACAGGCGCTCCCGTGGCAGCCAGCTGCTCTCTCTGGCTGTAGGGGGCCTCCAAGATGCTACTGGACTCGGAGAAGCATCCCGGGCAGCTCAGGGATAACGTGTGCTCCCCCGGCGGGGCCACCATCCACGCCCTGCACGTCCTGGAGAGCGGCGGCTTCCGTTCCCTGCTCATCAACGCCGTGGAGGCCTCCTGCATCCGCACACGGTGGGCCCCAGCCGCGCGCCTCGCTCCCCAGAGCCCCTGCAGATTTTGCTCAGCCATTCACCCAACAGACGTTTATCGAAGCCTGGCAGTGGTGCCCTGGGGTCACAGCTGGCAGCACCCTTCAGCAGCCATGGCCCCTGGGGGGACGGCTGCCCTCTGGGCTCACGCTGTGCTCCCCCCATAGTTTCCCCAGCTGTAGCCCGCAGACCAGGCTGGTCACCCAAGCCGGGGAGGCAGGCCAGCAGGTACAAGAGGGAACCCCAGGTGGGccccaccctcctcaccccctccccggTCCTGGGGAGATGAAGCAAGTCAGCTGGCCAGATGCTCAGTGTCCCCAGCTGGGTGACAGcagaaagaaaatccaagagGGGGGACAGCAGAGCTTGGTGGCTTGGCTTGGAGCCGTGGTGCCCGGCTCAGGTCCGCAAGATGGACAGGCGGCACTGTcacctccctgcctgccccccagttGAAACCCAGAACTTCTCCAAGTGCCACAATGTGACGGCAAGGCTGCCTCGGATGCCGTGCTGCCCTCCTGGCGCCAATCCTCAGGGCCTGCAGATACGGCCCAGGGCCCAGTGGGGTGGTGATGGGTTCTGGGCCGGGGGGCTGCTAGTAGGTTCGGTGACCCGAGCTGATCTGAAcgaggggagaggaaggcagatggcTGTCTGGGGGAGGAGTGGCTGGCAGGAGGACATGAGACGGGAGTGACAGCACAGCAACCCAGGTGGGCAGGTGCCCCCTCTGCCCTGGTGGACCCTTGGGctcaggagggaggcagaggcctggagccAGCACTCCTCACTGCCCCCCCAGGGAGCTGCAGTCCATGGCTGACCAGGAGAAAGTCTCACCAGCCTCCATCAAGAAGACCATCTTGGACAAGGTGAAGCTGGAGTCCTCTCCAGGGCACTCACTGGCCCCTTCTGGCCACTCCAAGCTGTTCCCGCAGAGCCTGGCCCCAGCAGGCAAGGAGAACTGAGGTGTCCACCAGGCTAGCCTGGCTCCCCACCTTCTgtccgccccccctccccgggcttgGAACTCCTGCGCCGGCTGTCCTTAGCTCCAGCCACACGGGGTGTCCCCGTAGCTGCCCACTGCCCGTGACTTTGGTCACATTGGGTCAGTGGGGGCTGTAACCAGGGCGGGCCCACATCTCTGCCCATGGGAACCGGTGCAGTCGCTGAGCGCTTCCTGGCCCAGCGCCGAGATGGATTCCGACCCTCaacctcccccttcctctgcccccagacGAGGTCAGGAGCACTTCCTCCAGGAGGCCCTCAGGAGGCCTGGGGGTCTTTACTCCCCATGGCCCGCTGGCTTGGGGCTTGGCCTCTTCTTGGGTACAAAGGTCAAAGTTCCCCTCCCATGAAGGCCCAGCCAAGGAGGGaaccccttcccacccctgctcctgctccagccTCCACTTGGGGTGAGAAGGACCAGAGGGTCCCAAGCATCCTGAGCCCAGGCCAGACCACAGCTGCCAACTATGCCTTATTTTTGGCATTTGAGGAAAGGGCTCCTTGGGTGGTCCCAATCTCTGAGGGCCTTACTGCCCATTCCCGACCTGACTTACAGAGTCTATCACTCTGTCCCCAACCTTTTCGGTGAAATACATTAGTTTCCAACCCGGTGCCTGTTTCTAACTTTGTCACCTCATGTTGCGGGGACCCCAGCTGCCCTAGAAGGTCCTCGTTGAGTGTAATCGAGACGCCACCCGCAGCCCGCAGGTCCTGAGCCCTTTCCTGCAAGGCGTTCTGGGCCTCAGTGAGCAAGGCTACAGGGAGCTTCCAGGGAGGAGTGCGGTGCTCTGGGCCATTCTTAGCTCCAGCCACACGGGCTCTACAGGTGTGATCAGA
This window contains:
- the PYCR1 gene encoding pyrroline-5-carboxylate reductase 1, mitochondrial, translated to MSVGFIGAGQLAFALAKGFTAAGIVAAHKIMASSPDMDLPTVSGLRKMGVNLTPHNKETVRHSDVLFLAVKPHIIPFILDEIGAHIEDRHIVVSCAAGVTISSIEKKLMAFQPAPKVIRCMTNTPVVVREGATVYATGTHAQVEDGRLLEQLMGSVGFCTEVEEDLIDAVTGLSGSGPAYAFTALEALADGGVKMGLPRRLAVRLGAQALLGASKMLLDSEKHPGQLRDNVCSPGGATIHALHVLESGGFRSLLINAVEASCIRTRELQSMADQEKVSPASIKKTILDKVKLESSPGHSLAPSGHSKLFPQSLAPAGKEN